GTTGAATCAATGATGGACCCGATTGGAAATAAACCTTCATTTTGATCTTCAGCCTCAAGTTCAAGAGCGGGATTGAATTTCGAGTTGTGTTCTTTATTCCATGAGACCATAGAGTTTAAGAGATTAATGGCATGGTTTTGATCGATATCGAGAATACTACTGGGgctattgttgttgttgttggataATGAAGCCGAAGAATTATGCATACCATTGAGATATTGTAGCTTGGCTAGTTGAGCTGCCTCAGCTTGAATGGATGAGAACTGTGATGTTTGTTCAATGAGGTCTTTTAGGTTTGCTAAGGCTATGAGCTGAGGTAAGCTTGCGAAAAGGTCGGTTCTTGGTTGATGGGTCACAGGATCGATTCCCATTTGGATCAGTTTCTTCTTTAGATGTGTGTTCCAAAAGTTCTTGATCTCATTATCAGTACGTCCTTGCAAATGTGTTGCAATAGCAGACCATctatatatacatgaaaataattaagtatatgaatttttaatacATGTATAGTTTAGGGAAATTATTTCAAATAgctcatttttaagtttttgtcaaaaaaaaaaccttcaaagagaaaaataatcaaaagtaGTTTCATTAAATAGGTAAAAGACTTTTATACTTCTTGCTTTATagatatagaaataaaaattaaaaattaaaaaattatagtttcgaattatatgttttcaattttgaaattttataaaaaagttctgaaagttcttcaatttttttctttttcaatttattttttaaatttgaaaatattttttgaaactattttaaaaatttttaattttaaaaatttttaaactcCACGCATTTCCATCCTTTAACGGTAAACTATAAGTATAGATTAATTAACTCTAAATGTCTGAGTGTATATTTACactttaatgaaatttttttgatcattttcctcAGAagtatttttgtgaaaataaaataaaaattattatctaattTTTCAAGAGTTTATGATAATGCTATATTTGTGTTTTCCATCGATGTCACATACATATCGTAGATAAAGAATTCCTTCAAAGTTTTATAACCAAAAACTACTAAATATGTTGAAAATACTACTTACTTATTCCCGAGAATAGAATGGAGATGGAGGATTGTTTGCTCTTCTTCTGCGGAAAACTTTCCTCTTTTGATATCAGGTCTCAAGTAATTTGTCCACCTTAGTCTACAACTCTTTCCACATCGGTTTAAATCTGAAAAGAGAAAGATAAGGGTTTCAAAACCAtcgaaatatttatacatacaaatttaaataaacgAGCTTTTATAGACCGATGAGGTGAATTAAGAGAATAGGAAAAGGAAGAGACCTGCGAGCTTTGGAAGGGCTCTCCAGCTTCCATGGCCATGTTTATGAATGTAATCAATAAGCTTTTGATCTTCTTCAGGAGTCCATGGCCCTTTCTTTAGACCATTCTCATCGCAACAAGGCGATCTCCCCATCGTGTCTCTCTGATTATATTGTCTTATCTCTCTTGCACGACTACCAAGCCTGAGGTTAGGACTTggtatttatatacaatttcgTGGAAGATTGATGatagatttaaatatattaattcttcGTCCATAACACTTGACTTTCtttaatgtatttttgtttgacaaatgttttttttttggtatttataTTAACCATTTTCTCAGACAAAATCTAAGTCGCTGTTTCTTTATAATGCGGAAAATTCTACTCCTAGTAGAGACGAAGTCAATACGTACACTATGAACTGATGTAGTTTCATGCATtctgaagaaaagaaaaatgttgtGGATTATATCTATGggaaatttgttttgtttttttt
The nucleotide sequence above comes from Brassica napus cultivar Da-Ae chromosome A9, Da-Ae, whole genome shotgun sequence. Encoded proteins:
- the LOC106364539 gene encoding transcription factor MYB93, with the protein product MGRSPCCDENGLKKGPWTPEEDQKLIDYIHKHGHGSWRALPKLADLNRCGKSCRLRWTNYLRPDIKRGKFSAEEEQTILHLHSILGNKWSAIATHLQGRTDNEIKNFWNTHLKKKLIQMGIDPVTHQPRTDLFASLPQLIALANLKDLIEQTSQFSSIQAEAAQLAKLQYLNGMHNSSASLSNNNNNSPSSILDIDQNHAINLLNSMVSWNKEHNSKFNPALELEAEDQNEGLFPIGSIIDSTTQQLQQQQYHLNNSPIEQPSQGDPLLDHVPFNLQTSLNSEDHFIDTLVKHPIDQDHDDPSSWILPSLIDNSPKNAMSSLPYNNPTDASSSSSYGAGESASLYWPDFCFDESLINDIS